The following coding sequences lie in one Montipora foliosa isolate CH-2021 chromosome 11, ASM3666993v2, whole genome shotgun sequence genomic window:
- the LOC137976512 gene encoding adenosine receptor A2b-like — MVDFAGYGKNITETDLDLFCYRPFLVFILVLNIVLAITATLGNALILFALHTISSIHPPTKLFLRCLVVTDICVGLIVQPLYSVYLLKIILNTNWRIVFLAGTTLTFMLCGVSFLTAAAISVDRLLALLLGLRYRYTVTAKRVGAVIAIFWVSAITNGFIYCFWNAYIANSAAFATTIISAFVLVFSYAKIFLNLRHHRVQAQQRHVCREQANDRGTPLNLARYKRSAHSIALVHLTLAVCFLPLVVYLIMVTTNSESYFLVYIIGPSSRTSAYLNSSLNPILYCWKIREVGRAVKRTVKRICCSSS, encoded by the coding sequence ATGGTTGACTTTGCTGGATATGGAAAGAACATTACAGAAACTGATTTGGATTTGTTTTGTTACCGTCCATTTTTGGTATTTATCCTTGTTCTTAACATAGTTCTTGCTATCACCGCAACACTGGGAAATGCACTAATCCTTTTTGCGCTTCATACGATTTCCTCTATTCATCCGCCAACAAAATTATTCCTCCGTTGCCTAGTAGTTACCGATATTTGCGTTGGCTTAATTGTACAACCACTTTACTCCGTTTATTTACTGAAGATCATCTTAAACACAAACTGGCGTATTGTTTTCTTAGCCGGGACTACTTTAACCTTTATGTTGTGTGGAGTTTCGTTCCTTACAGCCGCTGCCATTAGTGTTGACAGGCTTCTCGCACTATTGCTGGGGCTGAGGTACAGATATACAGTGACGGCAAAGCGAGTTGGAGCAGTTATTGCCATTTTCTGGGTATCTGCCATTACAAATGGATTTATATACTGTTTTTGGAATGCTTACATCGCCAATAGTGCAGCGTTTGCTACCACTATAATTTCAGCATTTGTCTTGGTCTTCTCGTACGCCAAGATCTTCCTCAATCTCCGTCATCATCGAGTTCAAGCGCAGCAACGACACGTTTGTCGCGAACAGGCGAATGACAGGGGAACTCCACTGAACCTAGCACGATACAAAAGGAGTGCCCATAGTATAGCCTTGGTGCATCTGACATTGGCTGTTTGCTTTCTCCCGCTTGTTGTTTATTTGATTATGGTGACGACAAACAGTGAATCGTATTTTTTAGTTTATATTATTGGCCCTTCTTCAAGGACATCTGCCTATTTGAACTCTTCTCTGAATCCAATTCTATACTGCTGGAAGATACGCGAAGTCGGACGAGCAGTCAAGAGAACAGTGAAACGGATTTGCTGTTCTTCAAGTTGA